A stretch of DNA from Telopea speciosissima isolate NSW1024214 ecotype Mountain lineage chromosome 5, Tspe_v1, whole genome shotgun sequence:
TGTTTATTGGTGGTTgtgatttcttttatttttcctgcaattgaagaacaaattaggTAAATGatgctgatggcagccttgtccATATAATTTTAGACTTTAAGCAACTTgtagattttatttttggatcaTAACTTGTGGAGGTTGATTCTCATGTAAGTTGTAAGAAAAGATATGTAGTAGCTCATGCAAGATGACAATTTCTTTCACTATCAATCCATATATATGTACGTTGCTTCAACCATGAGTGATTTCTAGGaaggaatgaaaataaaacatgaatttatattctctctttatcttttttttttcttctttcatttagGTGTTGTTTAGTGTAAAATGGacggaagtaaaaaaaaaagaacataaaattgttaattaaagaaaaagactTAGACAGTCGTTATCTAAATAAGGATCTAAGACCCACAAATGAATATTAATTTTAACatcacaataaaataaaaaatattcacCAGAAAATAATCAAACAAAAATGCTAATAAATCATGctttctaactttttttttttgaagaaataaattaagaaaaaaataaacataatttgtgcataaaataaaattctaaaaaaacacttgatgagaaaaataaaataaaatgtattTAGATAACAACAATCCAAATTCAAAACTAACATAAATACACACCTAAAACTCAGaaattagaaaatataaaattatgaaatatATAATAATGCCACTATCCATACAAGACACCTTTTATTATgcaaattaaaatgaaaaatataatagtatgatattaTAATATTCGttaaaaataaccaaaattatAAAACTACCCTTACACTTTTGAGTAACCATAAACTCcaaactaaaaccctaatttttttttatgcataaTATCCTAAGAAAGTTAGAATTGAGATTTTTAAACCTAATGCAAAAGCACATTAAAAAtaacgagttttttttttttttttttttgcattaataaaaaaattaccatAATCCATTATATTCTAGATGCAACTCTATATATGATTATTCAAAAAAAAGTATACAATGTATATACTGCACTTAAGTAATAATTTAGcctcattataaataaataaacccaaactaatttttagaaattcatgaaaatgcataaaaatttaccaaaaaacctACCATGCAAAACAAGCCAAAAGCCCtaattttaagaaattttaaaattatagcGATGACATATGATGCTGGTATTTGCATAAGGTTAATTTCGATATACTAGAAAACTCAAGCATTTTCACATAATATAAAAATCATGGtgtgaattaaaaaaaaaatgattagaaACCCTTGAGGAAGTTTATTGgactgaaaataaaatattttgtaaaataaagatcaaataaaataattttaacCATTTCCAAATGCAAGGGTTTTTCCATGATGTAACACAGTTAATCTTAAAATGTGGTTAGAATCTGGTGTCGTTGACTTCCTTTTATGGTCAACTATTTAGTAATTCATAGTTGACGCTTTCAAATTATTTCTAGATACTTCCAAACGTTAGTCAAAGTGTCACAAATCCTAAGGCTAGAAACAAGATCTCAAACCCTTTCCTTCGGCATCCAATTATCACAGACATGCATGGTTTTAGGGTGACAAAATGAGATGTCTATAGTTATCCAAACCACACACAGAAGTAGTGGaataaaatttggccattgaatttgatttgaaaatttgatATATGACTAATTCTTGAAGGACCTCATTTATCCACTTGATTAAATTTGCCACAACATCAATGAGGTGGCTGTAATCAATAGAAACATTTTGCCAAGTTGGCAAGACATCATTtctgcctctttttttttttttttttttttaattttttttaccaaaattaGGTAAATAAAATGTTAATCTCATTAcatatgaaaatttttttttaattttttaaagttttagaATATTTCATTTGTTCCATATAACCATAATTCTAAGATGTGAACTGAACTCAACTAAACCTCTTCCCAACTAAACAGGTTTGATTACGTGGatcatatttttcaactcaaaCTTAACTTGTGCTTTATGTATTCTGAATCATCAAAACACTGTTGGAAAACTAAATTTTGACTCCGACGAGTCACACAAAGTAGAAAAGTAATAATAGAAACTCGTCCAAGTCTAAGAAATAACAGATGAGATTCGAGTCAATCcaaatttttattgatttggtGTTTTTGCCAGAGTCATGTGAAACTTattgagtcttttttttttttttttaaataataaaattgggCATATATTATTCATAGACCATAAGTTTGGTCTACAAtaaaaccagagagagagagaaaaggaagtgAAGCAATATTCCATCACATTTAAGCTCATCATCAGTACTCTCTACTCTTTCGGCTCTACCATGTGATTCTCCGACACATTTATCAACTACTTTTCTCCTTTGCCTTAAATACTCAATCATGGTCGGAAAGGGGCAATTAATAAATAACACATCTCTAGGGTTTTCTTGCTACCTCAAAGACATCAGAACcagatttttctctttttactaGGGAAACAAAAACTGCATCTTCCTATTTCCTTCTAAATATGAATTATAAAAAGTATTTTTTCAACAAGTTAACAACCTATATATCAAAGTATACAAAACAATCTCTATACAAATTAAATAGATCTTCAACATTTAGtttacttcttcttcatttATAAATACCCAACATtataagaagaacaaaaaaagagattttttttcttttttaaattttcttttctctagaTTTCAACATCCCCCAAAATCTCTAACGGAGTACCGGTTCTGCTCCGGCAAGTTACCGGCGTGTCGAAGCCCAAGAGTGAGCGAGACATCACctgttgtggtggtggtggtggtgggagtgGTCCCAAACCTTATAAGAGTGGCAGTTGTGGTCCCATAATTAGTAGTACTAGGAGCTAAGATGCCACCACGTGTTCGACAAGTGTCGTCGCGTAAGTGGGTTGCTGAGAAACGCTGAGGCAATGCCATCGTTGACAAGTCTTCGTGATGAGCAGctatggagttggagttggtggtggtggtggccgcCATGGTAGGAagagaggtggtggtggaggagtaAGACTGGTTGGCATAGTTTTCCGAGAAGCATTGTCTATTGATTGCATCCAGTGATGGGTCGTTATCAACCCTAAGGGCATTGATTTCGGATCTTTTGCCTGCTGCATTTGTGGAAGTAGTTGTTGAAGATGATGTAGTCATTGCTGCTCCTGCTGCTCCTGCTGTTGTCGTTGGTAATGACATTGCTGCTGTCACTGTTGGTGTTTGGGTAGAGCTGCTGCTTTGGCCTTgttggtttctctctctttttatgtctctctcttcttctgcttcttccttAGCCTCTTGTTGGTACATATCTTCCACCATGGGTTTCCACAACCGAACCCTTGCATTAATGAACCAATTTGATACCTGaaatttttgcaaaaattatAATATTAAACCTTTAGAAAGTGAGACCAATTTGGTGCATTAAAAGACCTACATTAGGCCGTGCTGCACAGACACAAGGCGGTGGtgcgcaatgatcgccttacctccattcgggcaaggcgctcgggcaagggtaaggtaGTCATCGCGCACCATTTCGCACCctagaggatctggattgtTCTTTTATCGGCACCCACACCACACACTCACAAACCCACAACCatatcccctccccctctttctcgGAAAATTATCTCATCTAGTTTTCTGCCCCGGTTCAGTTCCCTAGTTCCTTTAATAGGGGGTGACGGATCCCACCCGGACAGAGTGTTTGGGTAAGGATAAAGTGGTCAATCAACTCCCCCCTtcttagaggaactggggaactagaCCGGGCAGGAACTGAACTGATAAagatccctctttctctctctcatttactGTGCTCATGATTCTTAATTGATTGGTCTGCAAATTGGTAGTGggaaattttgtttctatctCAGAAAATTaaatatggagagagagaggatacaTATAtgagaaaccaaaataaatagaaagagaaagaaacaaagatgaagaagagtaaGGTAatggtgtgtttttttttttaatgaaagaaatCTCATGTGAAAATCAAGTACAAAATGTACAATCTAAATGAATGCCATTGACTATTTTTAGGGTTCTTAATTTCTAATGGTCCTGATGTTTGAATTGTTGGAAGTTGGGACATGGAAGTAAACTCTGTATTATTACCAGAGGaaagtgaaaaacaaaaaaaaaataaagaggaagaagagggaaaaaggcTGCAAATATCAAATGTCACCGGTTTCTGGTGTACTTGTTTCTGATACCGATGGACAATTTACCAGTTTAATATTTCTATTgatatgttatcatgaaaagagaagagaaaaagggttAAGCTTTACAACAGAAAGTATATGAAATACTAAAACCATGCAAGTGACACTGAAACAACTAATGGTCACTACCTTCCTAGGGTTTcctattctctttctcttttcctgcATGTATTTCCATTACTTCTCTTTCGGAATGGGGTTAGGGAAAGGAATATATATAGTAATATAACAGGTAGGGAAGGTCTGTAACAATACCTGATTTCTTGATAAACCAGTCTGACGTGCCAACAAATGCTTGTCTGCATCGCTCGGGTACCTGAAACCAAacccagaaagaaaaaagaaagagagagagagagaaacagatcaGAAAACGACGACATCAGGTCCCTACCCATTACCTGATTCATATAAGGAAAACACAAGCTTTATGTACCAGATGGGATTGAACAATTTCTTTCCCTGCTAAGGCGTGAAAATCTAAGAAACAAGAATTGATGCAGTTGTCAGGAGACAAGTAAGCTGCACCCACACCATCTACCTCCCTTTCAATATCTATTACTATCTTTAGGTTTATCAAAATTATGAGGGAGGAGAAGATTTGGTGAGGTCATCGGGTTTGGTTTTCTCGGTAATCAATCTtgatggctttgataccaattgttaaagctagagagagagagagagagagagagagagagagagagagagaattcagACTTACGGATGAAGAAAATGTTCGAAAAGCCAAGCTCTCAGAATATTGACGGAACGTTCAGGCAAACCTCTCTGAGGTCTCCAAGCTTCTTGTTCCATCATACCCATTTGATGAAAAGCTCGTTGTTGCCTAAGGCTTTGTTCTAGCTTTTTAAGTCTTGGTGTCTCTCCTTTAGTAACTCCAGAAGCTCCTACACCATCTTTCTCTCCTAGAAGTTCACATGTATGCTTTAACTGTGCTGCAATGGCATCTTTTAAGCATCTGAAATGGCGTGACATCGCTTTCTGAGCTAACACCGTGTAAGGAGTTGCTGCACCGAAACCCATCACTGAGTCGAACGAGTTTACTACCATTTGCATTTGTTCACAATAATGGTTGTATCTCCTATCAACCTGTTCTTTCACATATAATCATTGAAAGAGACAAAAATAGATTTATCAAACACTTACGTACAAAGAAAGGTTAGCCCATTACAGATGCTTACCCAAAATTATTAAATAATCATCAACAGAACCAGACGAAAACCCACAACCCTCATCCATCGATCTAAACTAtacaagctttttttttttttttttaaatgtcaaCTATCCGAAGTCTTTGGAATTGGAGTAAGAAGGAAACCAGTCATAATCACAAGCCACCTTTGAGGAAGCCAAATTttcatctttaaaaaaaaaaataataataaaaaaaaaatgatttaatacaaaattaaaagagaaGGAATCATAACATGAAATTAATGAGTTCAAAAactttttattatgttttttttggtaaaaaagcTTCAATCAATCcgaaaaaaaacagagaacaagAAAAATGTAAATGGGTTTGAGTGTAGAGATTACATGCCTCATCAACCATGGATATGAGCTTGACCTTCCTTCTTTGGAATTCAATTCTATCAGCAGAAGATAAAGGAGGAATATccttggaagaagaaggagaagcacCAGCACCAGCACCAGCACCACTGGTATTACCttgattagggttagggtttgaggtagTAGAAAGTCTCTTATTCTTGAATTGTCCTCTTCCAACACTGCAGAATTCTTCAAGTAGCTCATTAGCAGGTTTTGAGTACTTAGAATTCCTCAAAACATTAACTACCCCTATAGATGATGACCCAAAACCAACATGGACTTGCCCATTATGGGTCTGGTTCTGAACTTGCAAATGTAATGgttcttgatgatgatggtttctcaaattcttcattGATTGGTATGAAGCCGCCGCCGCCGCTGTAGAACCAGTATTTCCGAAATACAACATTCCACCTTCTCCCATTCTTAATTCCTCAGCTTTCGCCGCTTCGAATTGTTGCAAAGATGATGAGAGTGATAACGAAAGCCCTTGGCTATCTACAAGCCCTCCTCCAAGTTTGTTCTGGTTATCTCCGCTGCTGCTGCCGGGGACCCATGTGAATTGCAAGTTAGGAATTGAGGTATTACCGAAGGCGGCGGCGGACGACTGGAACCCTTGCACGTGAGGAGTAGTAGTGGATGGGTTTGGTAGTAAAAGATGTAgaggagtagaagaagaagtgggttgaggaggtggtggtggaggaggaggaggagaaggtgaCCTTGGTTGTGGATTCATGAGGAAAAGCTGCATGGCTGCTGCGGAATCTGCATTTATACTTGAaatctgatgatgatgatgatgttgttgtgAAGGTATGCTGCTGCTGTCACGGTCGTTGCTGTTTATTTGTCTGTGACCGTACCAATCGTTAGCTGTTGCTGATGCCGCCGGTGACGGCCGTGACAGATGGTAAGTTGAAGAGATCTGATTATCCAAAAGGTCGGCGGCCACCACCGCCGAACCTGATGGAAAATTGAACATCTCTGACAACATCCCACCAGTTTCGTAACCGGGAAGATCACCGGATTCTTCCTCTTCAATACCCACCaatggcggcggtggtggttgTTCAAACCCTTGCACCCTTAACTTGTCTCTCCGGCTTTGCTGTGCGATATGTTGTGGTTGGTGTTGTGCCGAAGTCGATCTATCAAATCCATTAGAGAAGTTGAAGATCCCTTGGTGGAAGCTTTGGGACATAGAATTCACACAATTAGGACTGCCTGAGGCTAActctctattattattattagaggAGTGAGTCGGAAAAAGTGGTGGTGGTGTCACTATTTCCATATCAGTagtaaattcttcttcttcagcatcatctctttttttctctgcCGTCTCCAACTCCGTCGTTTCCTAAGTCCGCCGCTGCTGCCCATTTTTGCCATTCGGATCGGTTAGAACTTTAGTAAAAAACTGTTAgaagccaaaaaagaaagagaagcctTTGGGATGGGATTCCAAACAATTAAGGCTTATCGGTAGGAAAACATTTGAAGAAAAGggatagaaaaaaagaaaaagaggggggaattgcagagacaaaaaaaagtagagaattGAAATGAAATGGGTGATTAGaatttctttgttttggttctaaatgggttttgtttagtttagtttagatGCTTACCTGATATAGTTGCAGGGATCGAAAGAGTGCCAAGTTCTCAGACATCGTTTTCCTTCTGTTTGattgaaagctttcttcagtTCTTGTAAACCCCCTGTTGTCTCTCAgtccgtctctctctctctctctctctctctctctctccttttctcctttgcTCTTTGCAGTAGTGAGTGAGGGTTCAAAGATTACAATCGCCTTCTGAAAAGACAGGAGAGCATAAAATTAAACATCAAAATAGGAAATGATATAAATAATTGTAAATGACCTATGAGTGAAAAACACCctcgagaaagagagagggagaaacaAAGCGTGAGAGACTGTTTGCGTGCGAGCGAGGTAGACAAAAGTTCACTATGCTTCAATATTTACTTCACTCCAAAATACACACAAATATGGCGTGGGGTTCGTCTGTAGCGCGACACAGCGTAGCGCACATCAGATGGTTTATCGCGCACGAATACACAGTCCAACAACCCACCTGTGTGTTGGATTATGTGCTCGTGCGCTGTAGACCGTTGAATGATGTGCTACATGCTGTGTCGTGCTAAAGAGGACCCAAATCCACAAATATGTAAGCCCTacggagaaagagagaaagagagaaattaaagaagGGAGCAGGGTGTTGGGACCCGGATACTCTCAAGCTAGCGACATCCAATGGCTGGAGGCACGAATCCTGGGTTCCTCTAGCCGTTGGATGCGAGCTAAAGGGGTTGGCATAAGAAATGACACAAATACCCCTGTTGTGGCTGAGCTGGATTTCCAAGCTCCCATCACGAGTGGACAAGAGTCAAATTCCTGAAATTTTATTTATAGGTGGACCCAAAGATTCCTTGCTTGTCTAAATTTACTCTATTTCAATTTTTCCTAAGTGTCAAAACAAGGCAAGGACTAGAGTGGAGTGTAGAGATTTACATAAGAGCATTGTTGTCAAGGGTCGCTTAGGCGTCTTGGCGACTTTGTTTAAATTGGCACATCGGCCATCTAAGCTACACCTATGTGCCTTACTGGTGTCACCTTAATTTTTGTTCCCGTCGATCACCTTGGTTATCCTAGGTATTGTGACAACTATTCACAATAGGATATATTTACGTTTGGGAAAATGCATATCTagatatgaaatttgacatgtggtatATCTAAATAATTTCTTGAACATCTAATGATCAGAATTTTCAAATCTTGTTTCCACACGATAAAAAATGCGAGACATGTTAATTTTCCTCTGAATGAGGGCATGCTaattatcttttttcttttatccaaaaatttttttttatctgtttccataaaagaaaaggcttttattgtttttttcttttttagttaaAGGAAAATGATTCCTTTATATCCATCTACATGAAAAACACTGGGTCCACATAAGTACTATCTCTCTCATATTTTGACGATGTGGGTTCATGTGGATCCTatatcatggtttgaggaatcggtatcggattggtAGAGATTGACATCGATTCTTGACTGATCCCATATATAatgttaacaaaaaaaaaaccaatttttttgaaACGATCAAAGTTGAATATGTTTTGATCCAGACCGATAGAGGTCAATACATATCCAAATTGAGATTTATTACTGTGAAAATAATTTCCACCATGTGAGTGTAGATTCCTGTTCATGTCCTTTCACATTTCATCTATGAAccccacactctctctcctcatcaaAACTCCCTATTGGATAATTCAATTTATTATTGGCTATCTGCACAGTGGGGGTAAGGTTGTATACATTATGAACTaccccagaccctgcaatggtGAGAgtctcatgcactgggtacactcTTTCACCAGTGTAAAAATGTACTTTGACGTCATAGCGA
This window harbors:
- the LOC122662255 gene encoding BEL1-like homeodomain protein 4 is translated as MEIVTPPPLFPTHSSNNNNRELASGSPNCVNSMSQSFHQGIFNFSNGFDRSTSAQHQPQHIAQQSRRDKLRVQGFEQPPPPPLVGIEEEESGDLPGYETGGMLSEMFNFPSGSAVVAADLLDNQISSTYHLSRPSPAASATANDWYGHRQINSNDRDSSSIPSQQHHHHHQISSINADSAAAMQLFLMNPQPRSPSPPPPPPPPPQPTSSSTPLHLLLPNPSTTTPHVQGFQSSAAAFGNTSIPNLQFTWVPGSSSGDNQNKLGGGLVDSQGLSLSLSSSLQQFEAAKAEELRMGEGGMLYFGNTGSTAAAAASYQSMKNLRNHHHQEPLHLQVQNQTHNGQVHVGFGSSSIGVVNVLRNSKYSKPANELLEEFCSVGRGQFKNKRLSTTSNPNPNQGNTSGAGAGAGASPSSSKDIPPLSSADRIEFQRRKVKLISMVDEVDRRYNHYCEQMQMVVNSFDSVMGFGAATPYTVLAQKAMSRHFRCLKDAIAAQLKHTCELLGEKDGVGASGVTKGETPRLKKLEQSLRQQRAFHQMGMMEQEAWRPQRGLPERSVNILRAWLFEHFLHPYPSDADKHLLARQTGLSRNQVSNWFINARVRLWKPMVEDMYQQEAKEEAEEERDIKRERNQQGQSSSSTQTPTVTAAMSLPTTTAGAAGAAMTTSSSTTTSTNAAGKRSEINALRVDNDPSLDAINRQCFSENYANQSYSSTTTSLPTMAATTTTNSNSIAAHHEDLSTMALPQRFSATHLRDDTCRTRGGILAPSTTNYGTTTATLIRFGTTPTTTTTTTGDVSLTLGLRHAGNLPEQNRYSVRDFGGC